The proteins below are encoded in one region of Rhizobium sp. 9140:
- a CDS encoding MurR/RpiR family transcriptional regulator codes for MPDAERAPNVEAEDDATTTPAAVPQDFDALKAVILERKGQLPKRLRQVAAYALDQPDEIAFGTAASIAAAADVQPSTLVRFAQSFGFEGFSSLQQIFRARLRERNPGYEERLRALGDNGHSQLESGAIFNGFVAAAHRSLDNIAGSVDPAAFEQAVDILAKAETIFLIAKRRSYPISGYMAYAFGKLKIRYQMVGTAAGIDDDILALAGRRDAAFAVSFSPYTSESIHQARFLASRKVPVVSLTDSAFSPLVESSRVWFEIVEADHAGFRSLSASMAFAMALTVAIAEKRHRAPLVSDMGVSDME; via the coding sequence CCGAGCGCGCGCCGAATGTCGAAGCCGAGGACGATGCCACGACGACACCTGCCGCCGTGCCGCAGGATTTCGACGCGCTGAAGGCGGTCATTCTGGAACGCAAGGGGCAACTGCCCAAGCGCCTGCGCCAGGTGGCCGCCTATGCGCTCGATCAGCCCGACGAGATCGCCTTCGGCACGGCCGCCAGCATTGCGGCGGCTGCCGACGTGCAGCCCTCGACCCTCGTTCGCTTCGCTCAGAGTTTCGGCTTCGAGGGCTTTTCCAGCCTCCAGCAGATCTTCCGCGCCCGCCTGCGCGAGCGCAATCCGGGCTATGAGGAGCGGCTGCGCGCGCTCGGCGACAATGGTCACAGCCAGCTGGAAAGCGGTGCGATCTTCAACGGTTTCGTCGCCGCCGCCCACCGGTCGCTCGACAATATCGCCGGCTCGGTCGATCCCGCCGCCTTCGAGCAGGCGGTCGATATTCTGGCGAAGGCCGAGACCATCTTCCTGATCGCCAAGCGCCGGTCCTATCCGATCTCCGGCTACATGGCCTATGCCTTCGGCAAGCTGAAGATCCGCTACCAGATGGTCGGCACCGCCGCCGGCATCGACGACGATATTCTGGCGCTCGCCGGGCGGCGGGATGCGGCCTTCGCCGTCAGCTTCTCGCCCTATACGTCCGAAAGCATCCATCAGGCCCGCTTTCTGGCAAGCCGCAAGGTGCCGGTGGTGTCGCTGACCGACAGTGCGTTTTCCCCGCTGGTTGAATCCTCCAGGGTCTGGTTCGAGATCGTCGAGGCGGACCATGCGGGCTTTCGCTCGCTGTCGGCCAGCATGGCCTTTGCCATGGCGCTGACGGTGGCTATCGCCGAGAAGCGGCATCGTGCACCCCTTGTGTCGGATATGGGCGTTTCAGATATGGAATGA
- the iolD gene encoding 3D-(3,5/4)-trihydroxycyclohexane-1,2-dione acylhydrolase (decyclizing): protein MNQQAPIASDDAGKAGTVRLTMAQAVARFLTRQMTVIDGETVPIFGGVFAIFGHGNVAGMGEALHGIKDTLPTYRAQNEQGMANAAIAFAKASFRRRFMACTTSIGPGALNMVTSAALAHVNRLPVLLLPGDVFANRRPDPVLQQIEDFGDGSMTVNDCFRPVSRYFDRITRPEQIIPALRRAMQVLTDPADCGPVTLALCQDVQAEAYDYPESFFAEKVWLPRRLRPDPQERLAASTAIAAAKTPVIIAGGGVLYSEASAALAAFAEKHGIPVVETQAGKSALPDSHPLNMGSVGVTGTSAANTLAEEADLVLAVGTRLQDFTTGSWALFKNEGLKIVGLNVQSFDAAKHESLPLVCDAATGLAELSADLGAYHAGSAWGEKAGRLKTEWQLAADAALAATNVALPSDAQVIGAVMRTRSSDTTGDTTLVCAAGGLPGELHKLWRAEKPGSYHMEYGFSTMGYEIAGGLGVKLAKPSSDVIVMVGDGSYMMLNAEIASSIMLGAKLTIVLLDNAGYGCINRLQMATGGANFNNLLADTHHVELPRIDFAAHAAAMGAVSRKVASLAELETALAETAGETRTTVIVIDTDPLITTDAGGHWWDVAVPEVSKRDAVGEARRAYERALAAQRVG, encoded by the coding sequence ATGAACCAGCAAGCCCCCATCGCATCGGACGACGCCGGGAAAGCCGGAACCGTGCGGCTGACCATGGCGCAGGCCGTGGCGCGCTTTCTGACGCGGCAGATGACGGTGATCGACGGCGAGACCGTGCCGATCTTCGGCGGCGTCTTCGCCATCTTCGGCCACGGCAACGTCGCCGGCATGGGCGAGGCGCTGCACGGCATCAAGGACACGCTGCCGACCTACCGCGCTCAGAACGAGCAGGGCATGGCCAATGCCGCCATCGCCTTCGCCAAGGCGAGCTTCCGCCGCCGCTTCATGGCCTGCACCACCTCCATCGGCCCCGGCGCGCTCAACATGGTGACGTCGGCCGCGCTCGCCCATGTCAACCGCCTGCCGGTCCTGCTCCTGCCCGGCGACGTCTTCGCCAATCGCCGGCCGGACCCGGTGTTGCAGCAGATCGAGGACTTCGGCGACGGCAGCATGACCGTCAACGACTGCTTCCGCCCGGTCTCGCGCTATTTCGACCGCATCACGCGGCCCGAGCAGATCATCCCGGCGCTGCGCCGCGCCATGCAGGTGCTGACCGATCCCGCCGATTGCGGCCCGGTGACGCTGGCGCTCTGCCAGGACGTGCAGGCCGAGGCCTATGATTATCCCGAGAGCTTCTTTGCCGAGAAGGTCTGGCTGCCGCGCCGGCTCCGTCCCGATCCGCAGGAGCGTCTGGCCGCATCCACGGCGATCGCGGCTGCGAAGACGCCGGTCATCATCGCCGGCGGCGGCGTGCTCTACAGCGAGGCGAGCGCGGCGCTGGCCGCCTTTGCCGAAAAGCACGGCATCCCCGTGGTCGAGACGCAGGCCGGCAAATCCGCGCTGCCGGACAGCCACCCGCTCAACATGGGCTCTGTTGGCGTCACCGGCACATCGGCGGCCAATACGCTGGCCGAAGAGGCCGACCTCGTGCTCGCGGTCGGCACCCGCCTTCAGGATTTCACCACCGGTTCCTGGGCGCTGTTCAAGAACGAGGGCCTGAAAATCGTCGGCCTCAACGTGCAGTCCTTCGACGCTGCCAAGCATGAATCCCTGCCTCTCGTCTGCGACGCCGCAACCGGGCTTGCCGAACTGTCGGCAGACCTTGGAGCCTATCACGCCGGCAGCGCCTGGGGAGAAAAGGCCGGTCGCCTGAAGACCGAATGGCAGCTTGCAGCCGACGCAGCGCTTGCCGCCACCAATGTGGCTCTCCCCTCCGATGCGCAGGTCATCGGCGCCGTCATGCGGACTCGTTCCAGTGACACGACCGGCGACACCACGCTCGTCTGCGCGGCGGGCGGTCTTCCGGGCGAGCTGCACAAGCTCTGGCGGGCTGAAAAGCCCGGCAGCTATCACATGGAATACGGCTTCTCGACCATGGGCTACGAGATCGCCGGCGGCCTCGGCGTGAAGCTTGCCAAGCCGTCGAGCGACGTCATCGTGATGGTCGGCGACGGCAGCTACATGATGCTGAACGCCGAGATCGCCTCCTCCATCATGCTCGGCGCGAAGCTCACCATCGTCCTCCTCGACAATGCCGGCTATGGCTGCATCAACCGGCTGCAAATGGCGACCGGCGGCGCGAACTTCAACAATCTCCTGGCCGACACGCATCACGTCGAGCTGCCCAGGATCGACTTTGCCGCCCACGCCGCCGCCATGGGCGCGGTGAGCCGCAAGGTCGCCTCGCTCGCGGAACTGGAGACGGCATTGGCGGAGACGGCCGGGGAGACGCGCACGACCGTCATCGTCATCGACACCGACCCGCTGATCACCACCGATGCCGGTGGCCACTGGTGGGATGTCGCGGTTCCCGAGGTCTCCAAGCGGGATGCCGTCGGCGAGGCGCGCCGGGCTTACGAGAGGGCGCTTGCCGCCCAGCGCGTCGGCTAA
- the iolC gene encoding bifunctional 5-dehydro-2-deoxygluconokinase/5-dehydro-2-deoxyphosphogluconate aldolase — protein MSQRDAARPLDIITIGRASVDLYGQQIGTRLEDVASFAKSVGGCPTNIAVGTARLGLKSALLTRVGKEQMGRFIVEQLTREGVETKGIVTDPERLTALAILAVENDHSFPLLFYRDNCADNALCEDDIDAAFIGSSRAILVSGTHFSRPNTDAAQRKAIRIAKAAGVRIAFDIDYRPNLWGLAGHDAGDNRYIASAHVSAHLKTVLADCDLIVGTEEEVLIASGESDLLAALKTIRAQSAATIVLKRGPMGCIVYDGEISDNLEDGIVGKGFPIEVYNVLGAGDAFMSGFLRGWLAGEPHATSATWANACGAFAVSRLLCAPEIPTWTELRFFLENGSREHALRKDEAINHVHWATTRRRDIPSLMALAIDHRSQLEEMAAGDAARLARIPAFKVLAVKAAAKIADGRPGFGMLIDDKYGRDALYAAGALKDFWVAKPIELPGSRPLQFEFSQDLGSRLIDWPVDHCIKVLSFYHPDDPAEMKATQIAKLRSAFEAARKVGREILIEIIAGKHGTLDDTTIPRALHELYDAGLKPDWWKLEPQASRSAWSAIDDVIETRDPLCRGVVLLGLEASYEALKDGFAAARTSRQVRGFAVGRTIFVDAARRWLAGEIDDATAIDDMAQRFKQLVDLWVGLADTKAA, from the coding sequence ATCAGCCAGAGGGATGCGGCACGGCCGCTCGACATCATCACCATCGGTCGCGCCTCGGTCGATCTCTACGGCCAGCAGATCGGAACCCGGCTGGAGGACGTGGCGAGCTTTGCGAAATCCGTCGGCGGCTGCCCGACCAATATCGCGGTCGGCACCGCCCGCCTCGGCCTGAAGTCGGCGCTGCTCACCCGCGTCGGCAAGGAGCAGATGGGCCGCTTCATCGTGGAGCAGCTGACCCGCGAAGGTGTGGAAACGAAGGGCATCGTGACGGACCCGGAGCGCCTGACGGCTCTTGCGATCCTCGCGGTTGAAAACGACCATTCGTTTCCGCTGCTGTTCTACCGCGACAATTGCGCCGACAACGCGCTCTGCGAAGACGATATCGACGCGGCCTTCATCGGGTCTTCTCGTGCGATCCTCGTCTCCGGCACGCATTTTTCCCGGCCGAATACCGATGCCGCACAGCGCAAGGCGATCCGCATCGCAAAGGCTGCCGGCGTCAGGATCGCCTTCGACATCGACTACCGCCCGAACCTCTGGGGTCTGGCGGGCCATGACGCCGGCGACAACCGCTACATCGCGTCCGCCCATGTCTCGGCGCATCTGAAGACGGTGCTTGCCGATTGCGACCTGATCGTCGGCACGGAAGAGGAGGTGCTGATCGCATCCGGCGAAAGCGATCTTCTCGCCGCGCTGAAGACCATTCGGGCGCAGTCCGCAGCCACGATCGTGCTCAAGCGCGGCCCGATGGGCTGCATCGTCTATGACGGCGAGATTTCCGACAATCTGGAAGACGGCATCGTCGGCAAGGGTTTTCCGATCGAGGTCTACAATGTTCTCGGCGCGGGCGATGCCTTCATGTCGGGCTTTCTGCGCGGCTGGCTTGCGGGAGAGCCGCATGCGACATCCGCGACCTGGGCCAATGCCTGCGGCGCCTTCGCCGTCTCGCGGCTGCTCTGTGCGCCGGAAATTCCGACCTGGACGGAGCTTCGGTTCTTCCTTGAAAACGGCAGCAGGGAACATGCGCTGCGCAAGGACGAAGCGATCAACCATGTGCACTGGGCGACCACCCGCCGCCGCGATATTCCGAGCCTGATGGCGCTGGCCATCGATCACCGCAGCCAGCTGGAAGAGATGGCCGCCGGCGACGCGGCCAGGCTCGCCCGCATCCCCGCCTTCAAGGTTCTCGCCGTCAAAGCTGCTGCGAAGATCGCCGACGGCCGGCCGGGCTTCGGCATGCTGATCGACGACAAATATGGCCGCGACGCCCTGTATGCGGCCGGCGCGCTCAAGGATTTCTGGGTGGCGAAACCGATCGAGCTGCCGGGTTCGCGCCCGTTGCAGTTCGAATTCAGCCAGGATCTAGGCAGTCGCCTGATCGACTGGCCGGTCGATCATTGCATCAAGGTGCTGAGCTTCTACCACCCGGATGATCCCGCCGAGATGAAGGCGACGCAGATCGCCAAGCTGCGCAGCGCCTTCGAGGCGGCCCGCAAGGTGGGTCGCGAAATCCTGATCGAGATCATCGCCGGCAAGCACGGCACGCTGGACGATACGACCATTCCGCGCGCGCTCCACGAACTCTACGATGCCGGGCTGAAGCCCGACTGGTGGAAGCTGGAGCCGCAGGCGAGCCGCAGCGCCTGGAGCGCTATCGACGACGTCATCGAGACGCGCGATCCGCTCTGCCGCGGTGTGGTTCTGCTGGGTCTCGAAGCGTCGTATGAGGCGCTGAAGGACGGCTTTGCCGCCGCCCGCACCTCGCGCCAGGTTCGCGGCTTCGCCGTGGGGCGCACGATCTTCGTGGATGCCGCGCGCCGCTGGCTGGCGGGCGAGATCGACGATGCCACGGCGATCGACGACATGGCGCAGCGTTTCAAGCAGCTGGTCGATCTCTGGGTCGGCCTTGCCGATACCAAGGCAGCCTGA